The sequence CTCGGTAGAGAGGCGAATCCTGTAATGTGCAAACATACAATAAGCTCAAACCACATCTAGACACAACATGCACATCTATGCTGCTTGCATGGCTATGTGCTTGCCTACAGTTACAGCTACCTACCATCAGTGACATAGGTCTTTGGAGATGAGACTTGTGGTTGTGAGTTAGCTGCAGAATAGGAGGACTGCTTCACATATGCCAGCCCCATTGATGCTGCTTTGCTGAGTGGGGATCTTGTATTGGAGGAGATTGATCTCTGAGTCTCTGGCTTGCGAGGGTAGCCGCTACGACGACCACCAAATGCGCTGATATCCATAGCTTGCACTGTACAGTAGTAGAAGCAAAGTGCTTGTGTATAGCTCGAGAAACAAGATAGCTAATAATAAAGTCTAGTGGGTAACCGCAAACTCGCAACAATGTGGCTTTTTATAAATGCTGCATCGCCgcgggagggggaggggctcgtaGCGGTATTACGTGTGTACGTGTAAACACAATGTCTGCaaaggataatgaaggatgtCAGGCCTTTTCTCAAGCTACTGACTCAGTTCCATCACGAGAGCACATAGAGCAAGCGGCGGCCATAGCTGCTAATGTCATTGATGGGCAGAAATCCATTGGACAGAGCATGCAAGATCCGTACACAGCCTCTGTACACTACCTGGAGAAGCATCGGATTGTGGAAATATTTCAGGTAACTATGGAAACCCTATAGCTTGCTTTGAAGTACCCAGAACTTCCTAACAAATTCACAAGTATGCCCTTTTTGAAGGTGTTACAATACTGCTCACACGTTGTATCCTGTATGGTTACAAGATGCTTTGTACACTCCTCCCCTTACAGAACCTAACCTCCCGAATAGCGTATGAGAGACCTGAAGACCCACTGGAGTTCATGCTCACTGAAATAGACAAAGTAAAGAATGGAGAGAAACTACCAGAACTAAAAACAAAATAACATAATTCTTTAATTATAGCGCACGTATGTTTTTATAACATGTCATCCAATACATCCCATGCACTGAATCCACGagtcaaaatccaagagaatgtggctagaagcctgcTATAACAAACCTTGTTTGTACTTGCAATCGTCGAGCAGTTACAGCaataatacacatgtacactggaCCATCTACTATACCATCTACCTCGCTTGCTCATGCGTGCCGAGACATAAAAATTGCAAGACAAACTGACAAACAGAATCATGTAAAGGTTTACAGGTCAATTGTTGTAATTCAGCACAAGTATTACAAAGGGAAACAGTAATTAGAGGCAATGTTAAATTATAAACTTCTACGACCAATTTGAATCAAACAAAACTATATCTCTGATTGTCAATAGTTCACTATATCACgtatgtacagtcatgtgatgTTCATCCTAGGAATCCGAGTGACACttccacacaaacacactgtaGGGATAGATGAGTACAAGTCAACGATGGGTGCAGTGTTCATACCAGTGAGACAACAGCTAGGGGAATGTGTTTGCTGGTTAACCAGGCAGTTAAGCAGTTAATGAAGGACAactgaccacacacacacacacacacacactatgctAGCTACACCCATGGGCACTGAGAGGCGTCCCATGtactagccacacccccttatACATGCCCACTCACCAAGAGTCATCCCCACCAGCTGACAGGAGGTGGCTATCATCATGGAGGAACCTCACCGAGGTCAC is a genomic window of Halichondria panicea chromosome 15, odHalPani1.1, whole genome shotgun sequence containing:
- the LOC135348459 gene encoding testis-specific expressed protein 55-like, yielding MSAKDNEGCQAFSQATDSVPSREHIEQAAAIAANVIDGQKSIGQSMQDPYTASVHYLEKHRIVEIFQNLTSRIAYERPEDPLEFMLTEIDKVKNGEKLPELKTK